GCTCGCGAGCGTCGACGGCGACGGATCGACTCGCGAGGTAACCATCCTTGGACCCTGGGAGAGCAATCCCGACCTCGGCATTCTCTCCTATGAGTCCGAAGCCGCCGACAACCTGCTGGGCAAGCACCCGGGCGAGGAGGTCGCCCTCGGGCGCGACAACTGGCGTATCGAGTCGATCAAGCCTTGGGAAGGCTACGACTAGAGGCCGTCGGCACAGAGCCCGCACCGAAAGAGATCACCCCTGCGGCTTGGGCGCCGGGTACATGACCTCGACGATCCGATCATCGACCCTTAGCCTGACTCTTTCGAGGCTCCGAAAGGCCGCCAGCTCGCCATCGAGGTCGGTGGTCTCCGCACGCAGGTCGATCAACTCCGCGGCCGCCTGGCCTTCCAGTCCAACCTCGATCCAGACGTCGGCCTCCTTGACGAACACGCGCCCCGACAGCGATCGAGTCTCGGTCTCACCGTCGGCGAAGGACGCCTCCATCAACGCCGCGGGCGTGGGCTCGGCCGCGACGGCTGTGCGCTGGCCGGCTTCGGCTCTCGAACGAACTCCCCCCCTTCGATCCTGCTCGATCGAGCCAGCTGTATCGACCGCTGCCGCTTCAGCCATCGGCACGGCTTTGGCTTGGTCGCGGCGACCTGGGCTCGATTGCTCGATCTCCGGCACACCTAGGGTCTCTCTGTCTTCCTCCTCGGGCGCCGAAGCCACGATCACGCGCGTCGTGGTCCGGCCGTGCTCGGAAACACCGAGAGCGAACAGGTACAGAATCGCGCCGAGGGCCAGGACAATCGCGAATACGGGAGCCAGGACCGGTTGCCCCAACCAGCGTCTCAATCCCTCCTCGAGGCGGAAACCGCGGGGCTCCTCGAGCGCCGCCAGGCGCACACGACGCTCGACTGCCGCCGACAGGGTCGGCGGTGGCGCCACGCTCTCCAAACGTCGGACGCCTGCCGCGATCGCGCGCAAACCGGAGAGCCTGTGGCGGCACTCCGTGCAATCGCTGAGATGCCCCTCGACCATGCGCAGCTCGGCCGGCGTCACCTCCTTGTCCGCGTAACTGGACAGTAGCTCGACCGCCAGATGCTGGCTCATACGTTCACCTCCAACCAGCGCCGAAGCTGCTCCCGGCCCCGGGCGATCCGCGACCGGACGGTGCCGATGCGCACCCCCAGTACCTCGGCAATCTCAGAGTAGTTCATGTCTTCAAAATCCCTCAACAAAACGGCCTCGCGATAGTGCGACGGCAGATGCTCGAGACCGACCCGAACCGAGGCCGACAGATCGGTGGCCACGGCGCGCTCCTCGGGCGAACGGCCCTCGTCGGCCGCTCGTTCGAGCTCGGATTCGCTGTCATCCACCCGCTGTGCAAGGTGTCTTCCCCGACGCCGTAAGCGCGTGTTGCTGCAGTTGACGGCAATGCGAAAGACCCAGGTCTTGAGCGACGATCTGCCCTTGAACTTCCCGAGGTGCCGGTAGGCTCGAATAAAGGTCTCCTGGGCGATGTCCTCGGCGTCGGCCGGATTGCCGCTCATTCTCAAAGCCAGGTTGTACACCATGCTCTCGAACTGCTGGTAGAGCTCGCCGAATGCCTGGGTGTCACCGTGGCGATGCCGCTCGAGAAGGTTCGCTTCCCGCGTCTTGAGACTCGCCGATGCGCTGATAGCCATTCTCTCCGGTGCTCGAGGTTCTTGCTTCGGGCCTCCCATGATTCAGACCCCGGATCCTCGAAAAAGTTCCCGAAAAGTGCGACCGGTTAGCGAGCCGTGGTCGCAGCCCAGAGGCTCTCTGATTCGCGGGCATCGCCGTAGTAGGCGATGATTCCGTCCACGATCGCCTCGGCCACCCCCTGTCGGAAGTCCCGGGTCTGAATCAACTTGCGGTCCTCGGGATTGGCCAGATTACAGATCTCAAGCAGCACCTTGGCCGGAACTGCATTGTAGCGCAGGACCGCCGGGAGCCACTCGCGGCGCTTGCGGACGATCTTCTCGCGCACCGGCTTGTCGGCATGAACCGCGAGTCCACGCGCGTCGAGAGCGTCGATGAGGCTCTCGGCCAGATCCCGCGACAGGCCCTCGCTCTTGACGCGTTCTTCCGCGCTGAACACGACCCGGGGCTTCTCCCGCACCTCCCGGCGCGAGGCGTAGGCCATTCCTTCGCGCCCGTAGGATCCCTTGCCGTAGCGAGCTCCTGGGATATAGGCCATGCCGCCGCGCAGCGACGGATGCAACGAGTCCGCATGGATCGAGAGAAAGACGACCTTTTCGGGATCCCCCGCGGCCTTCAACGCCTGGCGCAGGAAGCTGTTCGCCAGATACCAGCGCAGGTGCAAACCGACGGTCGAGTCCTCGATCAAGTAACTGGGATTGGTCAGGACGGTGTGCCGACGCGAGGCGGGCAGCACGTCGCTTCCGGCAATCACGTGCCTGTCGCCGTCGCGAATCGTCGGCTTCACCACCGCGGCGCTCTCGGCTTCCAGCAACTTCTTGACCCGAACCATCACGTCGTAGACGTAGAGACTCTCCCATACGTCTCCATGCGAGGCGCCGACGTCCGAGCCGCCGTGCCCCGAATCCACAATCACGGTCACGCCGCTGAGACGCTTGGCGGTCACACTATTGCGGTATCGTGAGCTGGCTTCGAGGCCGGCCTCGTATTCGCGCCTGCGGGGGTCGGCCGCCGGCAAGAACTCCGGCTCCAACAGCTCGAAGGGGATCTTGACTTCGTATCCGATCGGGATCGCGGTGACCCGGTCGATGCCGCTCCGGTTGGCGATCGTGCCGGCCAGGGCGTTGACGTCCTCGGCATACACGCGCCCCGTAAAACGCACGACCACGCTCGAATAGAGGGCCTCTCCGGGCTTGAGGCTGTAGACGGCGTACTCGCCCTCGTCGTCTTCGTCGTACTCGATGTAGTAGGCCGACTCAGGAGGCAGCGTCGCGCGCAGCGCGGGTCGCAGGAGCCTCGCCGGGATCAGAACTCTCCGGCCGGGCGTCAGCTCATCTTCGCGCAAGCTGTTCTCCAGTCGGATCGCCCGGTAGTTGTCACCCCGGCCGGTAAACCACTCGGCCATTTGCCAAAGGTTGCCCTGCCCATACGTCGCGGGGCTGCCGATCTCGTGGTACCAGCCCTCGGCGGCGGCGTAGTCGTGAGCGAAGAGCGCCTTGACCACCCGCAGCTGCCACTCGGGACGAAGCCCGGAAAACGGGATCCGATAACGGGCCCCGGCGAGCAGCTGGCTGATATCGCCATTTTCCTTCGAGATCCGTTCGACCGCGGCCCGTTCGCCGCAAAACCGCAACGCGAAACCGAGCAGTCCCTCGCCCCGCTCGGGCTCGGCTTCGAGTCGGAGGCTCCTCTCCTCGGTCAGGGTGGCGACCACGCCCTCCTCGACC
Above is a window of bacterium DNA encoding:
- a CDS encoding sigma-70 family RNA polymerase sigma factor, translating into MAISASASLKTREANLLERHRHGDTQAFGELYQQFESMVYNLALRMSGNPADAEDIAQETFIRAYRHLGKFKGRSSLKTWVFRIAVNCSNTRLRRRGRHLAQRVDDSESELERAADEGRSPEERAVATDLSASVRVGLEHLPSHYREAVLLRDFEDMNYSEIAEVLGVRIGTVRSRIARGREQLRRWLEVNV
- a CDS encoding N-acetylmuramoyl-L-alanine amidase produces the protein MPSRGSRRALRAGVIPALFMLAATPSAASTYRARVEEGVVATLTEERSLRLEAEPERGEGLLGFALRFCGERAAVERISKENGDISQLLAGARYRIPFSGLRPEWQLRVVKALFAHDYAAAEGWYHEIGSPATYGQGNLWQMAEWFTGRGDNYRAIRLENSLREDELTPGRRVLIPARLLRPALRATLPPESAYYIEYDEDDEGEYAVYSLKPGEALYSSVVVRFTGRVYAEDVNALAGTIANRSGIDRVTAIPIGYEVKIPFELLEPEFLPAADPRRREYEAGLEASSRYRNSVTAKRLSGVTVIVDSGHGGSDVGASHGDVWESLYVYDVMVRVKKLLEAESAAVVKPTIRDGDRHVIAGSDVLPASRRHTVLTNPSYLIEDSTVGLHLRWYLANSFLRQALKAAGDPEKVVFLSIHADSLHPSLRGGMAYIPGARYGKGSYGREGMAYASRREVREKPRVVFSAEERVKSEGLSRDLAESLIDALDARGLAVHADKPVREKIVRKRREWLPAVLRYNAVPAKVLLEICNLANPEDRKLIQTRDFRQGVAEAIVDGIIAYYGDARESESLWAATTAR